In Dermacentor silvarum isolate Dsil-2018 chromosome 2, BIME_Dsil_1.4, whole genome shotgun sequence, the following proteins share a genomic window:
- the LOC119443189 gene encoding probable palmitoyltransferase ZDHHC24 isoform X2 has product MYHETFDKVMWVHAALATFIVFNIYANLFKLFQTDTSARNIKTPAVLLPGWRHCAVCAMNVPPRSHHCSVCNECILKHDHHCMFTGRCIGFYNQRYFVVALLYMTVGLFYSLSYKCPYVLEMLGGINLATFLHMVAPHFGLLLGFVDVWLFLCNLVNLVELVVFFLCAYLLMVELICVARNQTTYEKSHGIRTYSMGLRKNLKETLGTSWFLVWLSPWVQSPVSGDGMYFDGHVVCVDGKKQE; this is encoded by the exons AT GTACCACGAGACCTTCGACAAGGTGATGTGGGTGCACGCTGCTTTGGCCACATTTATCGTGTTCAACATATACGCAAACCTGTTCAAGCTCTTCCAGACTGACACAAGTGCACGCAACATCAAGACGCCGGCTGTGCTTTTGCCGGGCTGGCGGCACTGTGCAGTGTGCGCGATGAATGTGCCGCCCCGCTCTCATCACTGCAGTGTCTGCAATGAGTGCATACTAAAACACGACCACCATTGCATGTTTACGGGCCGCTGCATTGGCTTCTACAACCAACGCTACTTCGTTGTTGCCCTCCTCTACATGACAGTTG GCCTGTTCTACAGTCTCTCGTACAAGTGCCCCTACGTGCTTGAAATGCTTGGCGGCATCAACTTGGCGACTTTCTTGCACATGGTGGCTCCACATTTTGGCCTTCTGCTGGGCTTCGTTGATGTCTGGCTTTTCCTGTGTAATCTTGTGAATCTTGTGGAACTGGTTGTGTTCTTCCTGTGTGCCTACCTATTGATGGTCGAGCTGATCTGCGTGGCAAGAAACCAGACCACCTATGAAAAGAGCCACGGCATCCGGACCTACAGCATGGGTCTCAGGAAGAACTTGAAGGAGACGCTGGGTACCTCCTGGTTCCTGGTGTGGTTGTCTCCCTGGGTCCAGTCCCCTGTGTCTGGAGATGGGATGTATTTTGACGGTCATGTGGTGTGTGTTGATGGCAAAAAGCAAGAGTGA
- the LOC119443189 gene encoding probable palmitoyltransferase ZDHHC24 isoform X1 has protein sequence MDTTLQQQGAMDVRVPPLSRRCIVPRGSRDRVLFMLMMCGIPLIVSFDFCFVAPRYHETFDKVMWVHAALATFIVFNIYANLFKLFQTDTSARNIKTPAVLLPGWRHCAVCAMNVPPRSHHCSVCNECILKHDHHCMFTGRCIGFYNQRYFVVALLYMTVGLFYSLSYKCPYVLEMLGGINLATFLHMVAPHFGLLLGFVDVWLFLCNLVNLVELVVFFLCAYLLMVELICVARNQTTYEKSHGIRTYSMGLRKNLKETLGTSWFLVWLSPWVQSPVSGDGMYFDGHVVCVDGKKQE, from the exons ATGGACACTACACTGCAGCAACAAGGCGCCATGGATGTGCGCGTACCACCTTTGTCGCGGAGATGCATCGTACCTAGAGGCTCCCGCGACCGTGTGTTGTTTATGTTAATGATGTGCGGTATTCCCCTCATCGTTTCCTTCGACTTTTGCTTCGTTGCACCCAG GTACCACGAGACCTTCGACAAGGTGATGTGGGTGCACGCTGCTTTGGCCACATTTATCGTGTTCAACATATACGCAAACCTGTTCAAGCTCTTCCAGACTGACACAAGTGCACGCAACATCAAGACGCCGGCTGTGCTTTTGCCGGGCTGGCGGCACTGTGCAGTGTGCGCGATGAATGTGCCGCCCCGCTCTCATCACTGCAGTGTCTGCAATGAGTGCATACTAAAACACGACCACCATTGCATGTTTACGGGCCGCTGCATTGGCTTCTACAACCAACGCTACTTCGTTGTTGCCCTCCTCTACATGACAGTTG GCCTGTTCTACAGTCTCTCGTACAAGTGCCCCTACGTGCTTGAAATGCTTGGCGGCATCAACTTGGCGACTTTCTTGCACATGGTGGCTCCACATTTTGGCCTTCTGCTGGGCTTCGTTGATGTCTGGCTTTTCCTGTGTAATCTTGTGAATCTTGTGGAACTGGTTGTGTTCTTCCTGTGTGCCTACCTATTGATGGTCGAGCTGATCTGCGTGGCAAGAAACCAGACCACCTATGAAAAGAGCCACGGCATCCGGACCTACAGCATGGGTCTCAGGAAGAACTTGAAGGAGACGCTGGGTACCTCCTGGTTCCTGGTGTGGTTGTCTCCCTGGGTCCAGTCCCCTGTGTCTGGAGATGGGATGTATTTTGACGGTCATGTGGTGTGTGTTGATGGCAAAAAGCAAGAGTGA